The following are from one region of the Sulfurimicrobium lacus genome:
- a CDS encoding cation-translocating P-type ATPase has translation MKIHHLTAEDAFASLHSGPDGLAVAEAARRLIEFGPNQVESLPLEPLWLKFLKGFIHFFALILWFAAALAFVAEWRAPGQGMAMMGYAILGVILINGLFSFWQEYRAERALSALLKLLPSQVKVTRGGGVEQVEAARLVPGDLVLLQEGDNVPADCRVVEAYGLRVNTATVTGESLPKACDAGPSNVEELLHSKNMLLAGTSVVAGEGKAVVFTTGMNTEFGKIAHLTQAPKERFSPLQREIVHLSHLVAGLSIGLGVVFFFIGQAMGLSFWENFIFAIGIIVANVPEGLLPTVTLSLAMATQRMARRNALVRHLPSVETLGSATVICTDKTGTLTLNQMKVKKLFIDGTYKTPQSLLEHPEPHRELLAAARYCHMLNRKDDGTWLGDPMEVALVQMSEQVNGVWPDLPVLDEVPFDADRKRMSTLYRTASEQVLYTKGALQTVMPLCTHIETESGSVALGTEAREALSRAEQELAEQGLRVLAFASRKVTQGEAHEQLESGLTLSGLVGLEDPPRAEVAEAVRKCHAAGIKVIIVTGDHPHTAVAIAREIGLCTAPLVVTGDDMQHLSSAQLQLKLDAPEIIFARLKADQKMRIVLALQKKGHIVAVTGDGVNDAPALKKADIGIAMGIAGTDVAKEAADMVLLDDNFASIVAAIEEGRAVFDNIRKFLTYILTSNIPEVVPYLAFVLFKIPLPLTVIQILAVDLGTDMLPALGLGTEKPHAGIMQKPPRARGERLLNRALLLRAYLFLGILEAAAALAAFFWVLHGGGWQYGIKLPHHEALYLQATTATLSAIIVMQVVNVFVCRSDRDSIFSGRFFDNRLILAGVAAEITLILLIDYTPWGNALFGTLPIAGEVWLLLIPMALAMLALEELRKWWVRR, from the coding sequence ATGAAAATCCATCACTTGACCGCGGAAGATGCCTTCGCCAGCCTGCATAGCGGGCCGGACGGACTCGCCGTGGCGGAGGCCGCGCGCCGTTTGATCGAGTTCGGTCCCAACCAGGTTGAATCCCTGCCGCTTGAGCCACTCTGGCTCAAGTTTCTCAAAGGTTTTATCCACTTCTTTGCCCTGATCCTGTGGTTCGCCGCAGCACTGGCTTTTGTCGCCGAATGGCGTGCACCGGGTCAGGGGATGGCCATGATGGGCTATGCCATCCTCGGCGTCATCCTGATCAACGGGCTTTTTTCATTCTGGCAGGAATACCGCGCCGAACGCGCCTTGTCGGCGCTACTCAAGCTGCTGCCGAGCCAGGTCAAGGTGACGCGGGGCGGAGGAGTGGAGCAGGTCGAAGCGGCGCGCTTGGTGCCGGGTGATCTGGTCCTGTTGCAGGAAGGCGACAACGTGCCCGCCGATTGTCGCGTGGTCGAGGCCTATGGCCTGCGCGTCAATACCGCCACAGTCACTGGAGAGTCCCTTCCCAAAGCGTGCGATGCCGGTCCCAGCAACGTGGAAGAGTTGCTGCACAGCAAAAACATGCTGCTGGCAGGTACCTCTGTGGTGGCCGGAGAAGGCAAGGCGGTGGTGTTCACCACTGGCATGAATACCGAATTCGGCAAAATTGCTCACCTTACCCAAGCACCCAAGGAGCGTTTTTCGCCCTTACAACGCGAAATCGTCCACCTTTCCCACCTGGTGGCGGGCCTGTCGATCGGGCTGGGGGTGGTTTTTTTCTTTATTGGCCAGGCGATGGGCCTGTCCTTTTGGGAAAATTTTATTTTTGCCATCGGGATTATCGTCGCCAACGTGCCGGAAGGTCTGTTACCCACCGTGACCCTCTCGCTGGCCATGGCGACCCAGCGCATGGCGAGGCGCAACGCACTGGTACGCCATTTGCCGTCGGTTGAGACACTGGGCTCGGCAACGGTCATCTGTACCGACAAAACCGGCACGCTGACGCTCAACCAGATGAAAGTAAAAAAGCTTTTCATCGACGGGACTTACAAGACTCCCCAGAGCTTGCTTGAACACCCGGAGCCGCACCGGGAGCTTCTCGCCGCGGCACGCTATTGTCACATGCTGAATCGCAAGGACGACGGCACCTGGCTGGGCGATCCGATGGAAGTGGCGCTGGTGCAGATGTCCGAGCAAGTCAACGGCGTGTGGCCTGATCTGCCGGTTCTGGACGAAGTGCCCTTCGACGCCGACCGCAAGCGTATGTCCACGCTGTACCGGACGGCCAGCGAGCAGGTGCTTTATACCAAGGGTGCGCTACAGACGGTCATGCCGCTCTGCACCCATATCGAAACCGAGAGCGGCAGCGTGGCGCTTGGCACGGAGGCGCGGGAAGCCCTGTCGCGCGCCGAACAGGAGCTGGCCGAGCAGGGGTTGCGGGTGCTGGCCTTCGCGTCCCGCAAGGTGACGCAGGGCGAGGCCCACGAGCAACTGGAAAGCGGCCTTACGCTGAGCGGCCTGGTGGGGCTGGAGGATCCGCCGCGTGCGGAGGTGGCTGAAGCCGTACGCAAGTGCCACGCCGCGGGCATCAAGGTGATTATCGTCACCGGTGACCATCCCCATACCGCCGTGGCCATCGCGCGCGAAATCGGGCTGTGTACTGCACCGCTGGTGGTGACGGGTGATGACATGCAGCACCTTTCCTCAGCCCAGCTGCAGCTCAAGCTCGATGCGCCGGAGATTATTTTCGCGCGGCTCAAGGCCGACCAGAAAATGCGCATCGTCCTCGCGCTGCAGAAGAAGGGCCATATCGTGGCAGTGACCGGGGATGGCGTGAACGATGCGCCGGCGCTGAAAAAGGCGGATATCGGCATCGCCATGGGCATTGCCGGCACCGATGTGGCGAAAGAGGCGGCGGATATGGTCCTGCTCGACGACAATTTCGCCAGCATCGTGGCGGCGATCGAGGAGGGGCGTGCGGTATTCGACAATATCCGCAAATTCCTGACCTATATTCTTACGTCCAATATTCCGGAAGTCGTGCCCTATCTGGCCTTTGTACTGTTCAAGATACCCTTGCCGCTGACCGTTATTCAGATTCTGGCGGTGGATCTGGGTACCGACATGCTGCCAGCCCTTGGCCTGGGAACGGAGAAACCTCACGCCGGAATCATGCAGAAACCGCCCCGGGCGCGGGGAGAACGCTTGCTCAACCGTGCCTTGTTATTGCGTGCCTACCTGTTTCTCGGCATTTTGGAAGCGGCGGCGGCGCTGGCCGCCTTTTTCTGGGTGCTGCATGGTGGCGGATGGCAGTACGGCATTAAATTGCCGCATCATGAGGCGCTTTATCTCCAGGCGACCACCGCCACTTTGAGCGCTATCATCGTGATGCAGGTCGTCAACGTATTCGTCTGCCGCAGCGACCGCGATTCTATATTTTCCGGCAGATTCTTCGACAACCGACTGATTCTCGCCGGCGTGGCAGCGGAAATTACCCTGATCCTGCTGATCGACTATACCCCGTGGGGCAATGCGCTGTTCGGCACGTTGCCGATTGCGGGGGAAGTGTGGTTGTTGCTGATCCCCATGGCCCTGGCCATGCTGGCGCTGGAGGAGTTGAGGAAGTGGTGGGTCAGGCGTTAA
- the rsgA gene encoding ribosome small subunit-dependent GTPase A: MNTSLEGQIIAAYGRQFTVELPDGKHVTCVTRGKKSGAACGDRVRIALTSPDQGVIEAIQPRQSLLYRSDAFREKIIAANVTQIIIVLAAVPSFYEDLVNRCLVAAEAAKIKALIVLNKADLVAETARAMETLQPYRNLGYPLLTLCAHSDIAPLRPFLEGETSVLVGQSGMGKSSIINALFPGINLETREISKTLDSGKHTTTFAKIYHLDPDSHIIDSPGLQEFGLHHLKPEEIDHAFIEFRPYLGQCKFNNCHHRSEPGCAVLAAVEAGSIHRRRLAAFHKLVNA; the protein is encoded by the coding sequence ATGAACACCAGCCTCGAAGGTCAAATCATTGCCGCTTACGGCCGACAGTTCACGGTGGAACTGCCGGACGGAAAACACGTCACCTGCGTCACGCGAGGCAAGAAAAGCGGGGCGGCCTGCGGTGACCGGGTACGCATCGCCCTCACGTCACCCGACCAGGGCGTTATCGAAGCCATACAGCCGCGCCAGTCCCTGCTCTACCGCTCCGATGCCTTCCGGGAAAAAATCATTGCCGCCAATGTCACGCAGATCATCATCGTGCTGGCAGCCGTGCCGAGCTTCTACGAAGACCTGGTGAATCGCTGCCTGGTGGCCGCGGAAGCAGCCAAGATCAAGGCGCTGATCGTGCTCAACAAAGCCGATCTGGTCGCCGAGACGGCGCGCGCCATGGAAACGCTGCAACCCTACCGGAATCTTGGCTACCCCCTGCTGACACTCTGCGCCCACAGCGACATCGCGCCATTGCGGCCTTTCCTGGAAGGCGAAACCAGCGTGCTGGTGGGACAATCCGGCATGGGAAAATCGAGCATCATCAATGCACTGTTCCCCGGCATTAATCTTGAAACACGGGAAATATCCAAAACGCTGGATTCCGGCAAACACACCACCACTTTTGCCAAGATCTACCACCTAGACCCCGACAGCCACATCATCGATTCCCCCGGCCTGCAGGAATTTGGCCTGCATCATCTCAAGCCTGAAGAGATCGACCACGCCTTCATCGAGTTCCGCCCCTACCTCGGTCAATGCAAATTCAACAACTGCCATCACCGCTCTGAACCGGGCTGCGCCGTACTCGCGGCCGTGGAAGCAGGCAGCATCCACCGACGGCGCCTGGCGGCGTTCCACAAGCTGGTTAACGCCTGA
- a CDS encoding cytochrome c: MKIFLVILGLALFGAAPAFADMDKGDVKIGKSLHDKSCIACHASKYGEDGSKMYTRADHKVTNRQQLVARVKACNHNVGTGWFPEEEAHVEAYLNATYYHLK; encoded by the coding sequence ATGAAAATTTTTCTTGTCATCCTGGGCCTGGCCCTGTTTGGCGCTGCGCCGGCTTTTGCCGATATGGACAAGGGCGATGTCAAAATCGGCAAGTCGCTGCACGACAAATCGTGCATCGCCTGCCATGCCTCGAAATACGGCGAAGACGGCAGCAAGATGTACACCCGCGCAGACCATAAGGTCACCAACAGACAACAACTGGTCGCTCGCGTGAAAGCCTGCAACCACAACGTCGGCACCGGCTGGTTTCCGGAAGAAGAAGCCCATGTCGAGGCTTACCTCAATGCCACTTACTACCATTTGAAGTAA
- a CDS encoding M48 family metallopeptidase has product MPVFTLIFIAALLLTTATRLWLAQRHLRHVRSHRDTVPPDFAEHIGLESHQKAADYSCAKTRLGVAHIIVDAALLLVFTLGGGIQALADFWQGLLGAGLWRGVALIASVLVISSLLELPLSLYRTFVIDARFNFNKMTIGLFLADLLKQTLIGAALGIPLLLGMLWLMEQMGTHWWLYVWFAWMSFNLLILLLYPTVIAPIFNKFTPLQDQALATRIETLLQKCGFKSQGLFVMDGSRRTSHGNAYFSGLGASKRIVFFDTLLSRLNHDEIEAVLAHELGHFKRRHVVKRIAAMFVLSLAGLWLLGWLMPQPWFYQGLGVATRSTDTALLLFLLISPVFTFLFHPLSSLLSRKHEFEADRYAAENASAKQLIHALVKLYNDNAATLTPDPLHSLFYDSHPAAGQRVAHLRALMTHI; this is encoded by the coding sequence ATGCCCGTTTTTACCCTGATTTTCATTGCCGCACTGCTCCTTACCACCGCAACCCGTTTATGGTTGGCACAACGCCATTTGCGCCATGTTCGCTCGCATCGCGACACCGTGCCGCCGGATTTTGCCGAACATATCGGGCTTGAGTCGCACCAGAAAGCGGCGGACTACTCCTGCGCCAAGACCCGCCTCGGCGTTGCGCACATCATCGTGGACGCAGCACTGCTGCTTGTTTTCACCCTCGGCGGCGGCATCCAGGCACTCGCCGATTTCTGGCAGGGATTGCTGGGCGCCGGCCTGTGGCGCGGCGTGGCGCTGATCGCCAGCGTCCTGGTGATTTCCAGCTTGCTGGAACTCCCGCTCAGCCTGTACCGCACGTTCGTCATTGACGCACGCTTCAATTTCAACAAGATGACGATCGGCCTGTTTCTCGCCGATCTGCTCAAGCAGACGCTGATCGGCGCCGCACTCGGCATCCCCCTGCTGCTCGGCATGCTATGGCTGATGGAACAAATGGGCACGCACTGGTGGCTCTATGTCTGGTTCGCCTGGATGAGCTTCAATCTGCTGATCCTGTTGCTTTACCCCACGGTAATCGCGCCCATTTTCAACAAGTTCACGCCGCTGCAGGACCAGGCCCTGGCCACGCGCATCGAAACCCTGCTGCAAAAATGCGGCTTCAAATCCCAGGGCCTGTTCGTCATGGACGGCTCGCGGCGCACCAGCCACGGCAACGCCTATTTCAGCGGGCTGGGCGCGTCCAAGCGCATCGTGTTCTTCGACACCCTGCTGTCGCGGCTCAACCACGACGAAATCGAGGCGGTGCTGGCGCATGAGCTCGGCCATTTCAAGCGCCGCCACGTGGTCAAGCGCATTGCGGCGATGTTCGTCCTCAGTCTGGCGGGCCTGTGGCTGCTGGGCTGGCTGATGCCGCAGCCGTGGTTCTACCAGGGGCTCGGCGTCGCCACGCGGAGCACCGATACCGCCCTGCTGCTGTTCCTGCTGATCAGCCCGGTGTTCACCTTCCTGTTCCACCCGCTGTCGAGCCTATTGTCGCGCAAGCATGAATTCGAGGCCGACCGCTATGCGGCAGAAAACGCCAGCGCAAAGCAACTGATTCACGCGCTTGTAAAACTGTACAACGATAATGCCGCAACGCTCACGCCCGACCCGCTGCACTCATTATTTTACGATTCGCACCCGGCTGCGGGCCAAAGGGTGGCGCATTTGCGGGCGTTGATGACACACATTTAA
- the orn gene encoding oligoribonuclease, with amino-acid sequence MAQENSNHLIWLDMEMSGLSPENDRILEVALVVTDAQLNTVAEAPVLVVHQSDAVLNGMDNWNKGTHGKSGLIDKVKASRLGDAEVEALMIDFLQQHVGAGKSPMCGNSICQDRRFMAKYMPKLEAYFHYRNLDVSTIKELARRWQPSLYDGFKKENKHEALADIYESINELKYYREHFIKV; translated from the coding sequence ATGGCACAAGAAAACAGCAACCACCTTATCTGGCTGGACATGGAGATGAGCGGCCTCAGCCCGGAAAACGACCGCATTCTCGAGGTCGCCCTAGTGGTGACCGATGCTCAGTTGAATACTGTGGCGGAAGCGCCGGTGCTGGTGGTGCACCAGTCCGACGCAGTGCTGAACGGCATGGACAACTGGAACAAGGGCACGCACGGCAAATCCGGCCTGATCGACAAGGTCAAGGCATCCCGGCTGGGCGATGCCGAGGTGGAAGCGCTGATGATCGATTTTCTCCAGCAGCACGTCGGTGCGGGGAAATCGCCCATGTGCGGCAACTCCATCTGCCAGGACCGGCGTTTCATGGCCAAGTACATGCCCAAGCTGGAAGCCTACTTCCACTACCGCAACCTGGATGTGAGTACCATCAAGGAACTGGCGCGGCGCTGGCAGCCGTCGCTGTATGACGGCTTCAAGAAGGAAAACAAGCACGAAGCGCTGGCGGATATTTATGAATCCATCAACGAACTCAAGTATTACCGCGAGCACTTCATCAAGGTTTGA
- the glgP gene encoding alpha-glucan family phosphorylase, producing the protein MKQGTTFTLEVNPKIPRKLIRLEELANNLWYSWDKPTRTLFARLHPGLWDAVAHNPKVFLRRVDEKRLLDAVEDQVFLATYNRVLSAFDTYHHEMVHHNGEAHLKEVDLVAYFCAEFGFHESFPIYSGGLGILAGDHCKAASDMYVPFVAVGLLYRQGYFTQTIDNDGNQIATHTDSDFADLPVAPALRDDGSEVHITVELPGRQVTVKVWQAIAGHVRLYLLDTDLEVNAPEDRDIAHQLYGGDRTMRLMQEIILGVGGVRALQELGLKPSVWHINEGHAAFLILERVRQLVTRQGLDFASALEAVAANTVFTTHTPVPAGHDHFTEKMITDYFQSFCLDLKISTADLMNLGLTPESPEFNMTALAIRGSRHQNGVSRIHGKVSSHICSTLWPDVLPEENPMSHVTNGVHVATFLAQEWADLFDNVFGYEWRHRLSDPGFWSRIDEIPDQLFWSVRQSLKAQMLQLVRFRKSAQHFRQHGSESHLDRVLKHVDSFDPNVLTIGFARRFATYKRAALLFENLTWLKEIISDTNRPVVFLFAGKAHPADQPGQDLIRQITSISHMPEFEGKVLMVEGYDLGLARRLVSGVDVWLNNPVYPLEASGTSGMKAGMNGAINLSVLDGWWGEGYDGTNGWAIKPAPTYMEDYRRNKEESQTLYEILQDRVLPAYYERGKMGYSPDWVKMSKRSMATILPRFNSARMVGEYVSKFYVPASHQGRRYEQENFAGAKLLSAWKNRIRSAWPDVSLRLLYNASKRIHFGDAVRFDVALKMKGLEADDVLVELLLRRPNKQDMSDYLHFTFSFQNMNAETGEHFFSLELSPDLCGRLDYKIRAYPSHELLTHPLEMGLMQWL; encoded by the coding sequence ATGAAACAAGGCACGACGTTCACTCTCGAAGTCAATCCCAAGATCCCGCGCAAGCTGATTCGCCTGGAAGAGCTTGCCAACAACCTCTGGTACAGTTGGGACAAGCCGACCCGCACCCTGTTCGCGCGCCTGCATCCCGGGCTGTGGGATGCGGTGGCGCACAACCCGAAGGTTTTCCTGCGCCGCGTCGACGAAAAGCGCCTGCTGGACGCGGTCGAAGACCAGGTGTTCCTGGCTACCTACAACCGCGTTCTGTCGGCATTCGACACCTACCACCACGAGATGGTGCACCATAACGGTGAGGCACATCTCAAGGAAGTCGACCTGGTGGCTTATTTCTGCGCCGAATTCGGTTTTCACGAGAGCTTCCCCATCTATTCCGGCGGGCTGGGTATTCTTGCCGGCGACCACTGCAAGGCGGCCAGCGACATGTACGTGCCCTTCGTGGCGGTCGGCCTGCTGTACCGTCAGGGTTACTTCACCCAGACCATAGACAACGACGGGAACCAGATCGCGACTCATACCGACTCGGACTTCGCCGATTTGCCGGTTGCGCCGGCGCTGCGCGACGACGGCAGCGAGGTGCACATCACCGTGGAACTGCCGGGAAGGCAGGTGACGGTAAAAGTCTGGCAGGCCATCGCGGGGCACGTGCGCCTGTACCTGCTCGATACCGACCTGGAAGTAAATGCCCCCGAAGACCGCGATATTGCGCACCAGCTTTATGGCGGCGACCGGACCATGCGCTTGATGCAGGAAATCATTCTGGGTGTAGGCGGCGTAAGAGCGTTGCAGGAACTGGGCCTGAAGCCGTCGGTGTGGCACATCAACGAAGGCCATGCGGCTTTCCTCATTCTGGAACGGGTGCGCCAACTGGTAACCAGGCAGGGCCTGGATTTTGCCAGCGCGCTTGAAGCCGTGGCCGCCAATACCGTGTTTACCACCCATACCCCGGTGCCGGCGGGGCACGATCACTTTACCGAGAAGATGATCACGGACTATTTCCAGAGTTTCTGCCTCGATTTGAAAATCAGCACGGCCGATCTCATGAATCTGGGCCTGACGCCGGAAAGCCCGGAATTCAACATGACGGCGCTGGCGATTCGCGGTTCGCGCCACCAGAACGGGGTGAGCCGGATTCACGGCAAGGTTTCCTCGCATATCTGTTCGACGCTGTGGCCGGATGTGCTGCCGGAAGAGAACCCCATGTCGCATGTCACCAATGGTGTGCATGTGGCGACCTTCCTGGCACAGGAATGGGCCGACCTGTTCGATAACGTATTCGGTTATGAGTGGCGCCACCGCCTGTCGGACCCGGGATTCTGGAGCCGCATCGACGAGATTCCGGATCAGCTGTTCTGGAGCGTGCGCCAGTCGCTCAAGGCGCAGATGCTGCAATTGGTCCGCTTCCGCAAGAGCGCCCAGCACTTCCGCCAGCACGGCAGCGAATCCCACCTGGACCGGGTACTGAAGCACGTCGACAGTTTCGACCCCAATGTGCTTACCATCGGTTTCGCGCGCCGTTTTGCCACTTACAAGCGCGCCGCGCTGTTGTTCGAGAACCTCACCTGGCTCAAGGAAATCATCTCCGATACCAATCGTCCGGTGGTCTTCCTCTTTGCCGGCAAGGCCCACCCGGCCGACCAGCCCGGACAGGACCTGATCCGCCAGATCACCAGCATTTCCCACATGCCCGAGTTCGAGGGCAAGGTGTTGATGGTGGAAGGCTATGATCTCGGCCTGGCGCGGCGCTTGGTGTCGGGCGTGGATGTATGGCTCAATAACCCGGTTTACCCGCTGGAGGCGAGCGGCACATCCGGCATGAAGGCAGGCATGAACGGCGCCATCAATCTGTCCGTCCTGGATGGCTGGTGGGGCGAAGGTTACGATGGTACCAACGGCTGGGCGATCAAACCTGCGCCGACCTACATGGAGGATTATCGCCGCAACAAGGAGGAGTCTCAGACCTTGTACGAAATACTCCAGGACCGTGTGCTGCCCGCCTACTACGAGCGTGGCAAAATGGGCTATTCGCCCGACTGGGTGAAGATGTCCAAGCGTTCCATGGCCACTATCCTGCCGCGTTTCAATTCAGCCCGCATGGTGGGCGAATATGTCAGCAAATTCTATGTGCCCGCCAGCCATCAGGGGCGACGCTATGAGCAAGAAAATTTCGCCGGCGCGAAGCTTTTGTCTGCATGGAAAAATAGAATTCGCAGCGCTTGGCCGGACGTCTCCCTGCGCCTCTTGTACAACGCGTCCAAACGCATCCACTTCGGCGATGCGGTGAGATTCGACGTGGCACTCAAGATGAAGGGGCTGGAAG